The Azospirillum baldaniorum genome contains a region encoding:
- a CDS encoding ABC transporter ATP-binding protein: MSDSAAVAAALRTEGADKAALRLDGVTCTFPSPDGRGQTYTAVQGVTLSVAAGEFVSIVGPTGSGKSTILNVAAGLLAPSAGRALTFGEPVDGINPHAGYMFQADALMPWKSALENVAAGLEFRGVPRREAEERARPWLARVGLDRFGDRYPHQLSGGMRKRVALAQTLIVDPKIVLMDEPFSALDIQTRQLMENELLDLWSADRKSVVFITHDLEEAISMSDRVLVLSAGPGARLIGEYRVDLERPRDVAEIRMTPRFLDLHREIWGQLREEVLKGYAQTKLK, translated from the coding sequence ATGTCAGACAGCGCCGCCGTGGCGGCCGCCCTGCGGACGGAGGGGGCGGACAAGGCCGCGCTCCGCCTGGACGGCGTGACCTGCACCTTTCCATCGCCCGACGGACGCGGGCAGACCTACACGGCGGTCCAGGGCGTGACCCTGTCGGTTGCCGCGGGGGAGTTCGTGTCGATCGTCGGGCCGACCGGCAGCGGCAAATCCACCATCCTGAACGTTGCGGCTGGGCTTCTCGCCCCCAGCGCCGGGCGCGCCCTGACCTTCGGGGAGCCGGTCGACGGCATCAATCCGCACGCCGGCTACATGTTCCAGGCGGACGCACTGATGCCCTGGAAGTCGGCGCTGGAAAATGTCGCCGCCGGGCTGGAGTTCCGCGGCGTGCCGCGGCGCGAAGCGGAGGAACGGGCGCGCCCCTGGCTGGCGCGCGTCGGGCTGGACCGTTTCGGCGACCGCTACCCCCACCAGCTCTCCGGCGGCATGCGCAAGCGGGTGGCGCTGGCCCAGACGCTGATCGTCGATCCGAAGATCGTGCTGATGGACGAGCCCTTCTCGGCGCTCGACATCCAGACGCGGCAACTGATGGAGAACGAGCTGCTGGACCTGTGGTCGGCGGACCGCAAGTCGGTCGTCTTCATCACCCACGACCTGGAGGAGGCCATCTCCATGTCCGACCGGGTGCTGGTGCTGTCCGCCGGCCCCGGCGCCCGGCTGATCGGCGAGTACCGGGTGGATCTTGAGCGCCCGCGCGACGTGGCGGAAATCCGCATGACGCCGCGCTTCCTCGACCTGCACCGGGAAATCTGGGGGCAGCTCCGCGAGGAAGTGCTGAAGGGCTATGCCCAGACCAAACTGAAATGA
- a CDS encoding ABC transporter permease — translation MAVARVKRLPSRPVILLLQVAVLIGFFLIWHVLTATKILSPFFFGTPLAVLERTWSDFASGVIWYHLGITLLETALAFVIGTVAGIAFGFWFARAPLVSIVFDPYIKAVNALPRVVLAPIFALWLGLGIWSKVALGVTLVFFIVFFNVYQGVKEVSPVVLANAKMLGASNRHLFRHVYLPSALSWVFSSLHTAVGFAMVGAVVGEYLGSAAGLGYRIHQAEGVFDTVGVFSGMLVLTIFVVVIDAVVTVIEKRLLHWRPQEAQTTNAQG, via the coding sequence ATGGCCGTGGCCCGTGTGAAACGCCTGCCGAGCCGTCCGGTGATCCTGCTGCTGCAGGTCGCCGTGCTGATCGGTTTTTTCCTGATCTGGCACGTCCTGACCGCGACGAAGATCCTGAGCCCCTTCTTCTTCGGCACGCCGCTGGCGGTGCTGGAGCGCACCTGGAGCGACTTTGCGTCCGGGGTGATCTGGTACCATCTCGGCATCACCCTTCTGGAGACCGCGCTGGCCTTCGTCATCGGCACGGTGGCGGGAATCGCCTTCGGCTTCTGGTTCGCCCGCGCGCCCTTGGTCTCCATCGTCTTTGACCCCTACATCAAGGCGGTCAACGCGCTGCCCCGCGTGGTGCTGGCGCCGATCTTCGCGCTGTGGCTGGGCCTCGGCATCTGGTCGAAGGTGGCGCTGGGGGTGACGCTGGTCTTCTTCATCGTCTTCTTCAACGTCTACCAGGGTGTGAAGGAGGTCAGCCCGGTGGTGCTGGCCAACGCGAAGATGCTGGGGGCGAGCAACCGGCACCTGTTCCGGCACGTCTATCTGCCGTCCGCCCTGTCCTGGGTCTTCTCCAGCCTGCACACCGCGGTCGGCTTCGCCATGGTCGGCGCGGTGGTGGGCGAGTATCTTGGCTCCGCCGCTGGTCTCGGCTACCGCATCCATCAGGCGGAGGGGGTGTTCGACACGGTTGGCGTCTTCTCCGGCATGCTGGTGCTGACGATCTTCGTCGTGGTGATCGACGCCGTGGTGACCGTCATCGAGAAACGCCTTCTGCACTGGCGCCCGCAGGAGGCGCAGACGACCAACGCGCAGGGATGA
- a CDS encoding response regulator, with the protein MSAVPPPSSLPTDGIPIGAYDVDALLGELSGDAPEESPESAVCVRVEEVFAPAARFLIAEELAEFLEARGITPTEFLHKVEPQRSFLDWPRRAQVLERVAQRQARPGRRSPAMRLEELKRLEQEVLAVTARRAHSGAALSIDAKQFAATVAQTMARTPGFAGRHTIDCWLSAWLGEGRNHELRLVRILSLDGDGLSGEGIATLDQIVGEMLANGLVVEALFGWADGLRGVLDAMAMVWRGEAPSHPDAPAVLHRLSAFVTRHQARAARLGLEAGVHHALLGDAPLSGTKAEPNSVAAVLDELSAIGLLAARLTAKGGVIGGERTTRLIDRRVALLLSGARLEAVLHAKSHYARIVDLLAFEGAVSGERSRRMIVAHLRRHLEARDFTQRLFETARTPRARIKALADLQRRVARSTLPDGLRERYVRMLDEIQNTFLRTNKVFARIAKDRPPHVDEVMEFASLLAEGAFTEGKCVAAARELVGHHVRSTAFLRGYLARCKDATEQRADRFAQFFATLADAGLPMRAMNTLRVLLADDEPAARGYVEMILRDLGITDLTIAQDGREALTRFEERQGAFDLIVCDWKMPRLSGLEFLKLVRAVRPDMPFLMVTALATIIAVEEAMAHDVTAYIAKPFSPEQLEEKILVLVNRR; encoded by the coding sequence ATGAGCGCCGTGCCGCCGCCTTCCTCCCTTCCGACCGACGGCATTCCCATCGGCGCCTACGACGTCGACGCGCTCCTCGGCGAGCTGAGCGGCGACGCGCCGGAGGAGTCGCCGGAGTCCGCCGTCTGCGTCCGGGTCGAGGAGGTCTTCGCCCCCGCCGCGCGATTCCTGATCGCGGAGGAGCTGGCGGAGTTCCTGGAGGCGCGCGGCATCACCCCGACCGAGTTCCTGCACAAGGTGGAGCCGCAGCGCTCCTTCCTCGACTGGCCACGCCGCGCCCAGGTGCTGGAACGGGTGGCCCAGCGGCAGGCCCGCCCCGGACGCCGCTCCCCCGCCATGCGGCTGGAGGAGCTGAAGCGGCTGGAGCAGGAGGTGCTGGCCGTCACCGCCCGGCGCGCCCACAGCGGCGCGGCCCTGTCCATCGACGCCAAGCAGTTCGCCGCCACGGTGGCCCAGACCATGGCGCGGACGCCGGGATTCGCCGGGCGCCACACCATCGATTGCTGGCTGTCCGCCTGGCTGGGGGAAGGGCGCAACCACGAGCTTCGGCTGGTGCGCATCCTGTCGCTCGACGGGGACGGGCTGTCCGGCGAGGGAATCGCCACTCTCGACCAGATCGTCGGGGAGATGCTGGCCAACGGGCTGGTGGTCGAGGCGCTGTTCGGCTGGGCGGACGGGCTGCGCGGCGTGCTCGACGCCATGGCGATGGTCTGGCGGGGCGAGGCGCCGTCGCACCCCGACGCCCCGGCGGTGCTGCACCGCCTGTCCGCCTTCGTCACCCGCCATCAGGCGCGCGCCGCCCGGCTGGGGCTGGAGGCGGGGGTTCACCACGCCCTGCTCGGCGACGCGCCGCTGTCCGGCACCAAGGCGGAGCCGAACAGCGTCGCAGCGGTGCTGGACGAGCTGTCGGCGATCGGGCTCCTCGCCGCGCGCCTGACGGCGAAGGGCGGGGTGATCGGCGGCGAGCGCACGACCCGGCTGATCGACCGGCGGGTGGCGCTGCTGCTGTCCGGCGCGCGGCTGGAGGCGGTCCTGCACGCCAAGAGCCACTACGCCCGCATCGTCGATCTTCTGGCCTTCGAAGGGGCGGTGTCGGGGGAGCGCAGCCGGCGCATGATCGTCGCCCATCTGCGCCGCCATCTCGAGGCCCGCGACTTCACCCAGCGCCTGTTCGAGACGGCCCGTACGCCGCGCGCGCGCATCAAGGCGCTGGCCGACCTGCAACGGCGCGTGGCGCGCTCCACCCTGCCGGACGGCCTGCGCGAGCGCTACGTCCGCATGCTCGACGAGATCCAGAACACCTTCCTGCGCACCAACAAGGTTTTCGCCCGCATCGCCAAGGACCGGCCGCCCCACGTCGACGAGGTCATGGAGTTCGCCAGCCTGCTCGCCGAGGGCGCCTTCACGGAGGGGAAATGCGTGGCGGCGGCGCGCGAGCTGGTCGGGCACCATGTCCGCTCCACCGCCTTCCTGCGCGGCTACCTCGCCCGCTGCAAGGACGCGACGGAGCAACGGGCCGACCGCTTCGCCCAGTTCTTCGCCACATTGGCCGACGCCGGCCTGCCGATGCGCGCCATGAACACGTTGCGCGTCCTGCTGGCCGACGACGAGCCGGCCGCCCGCGGCTATGTCGAGATGATCCTGCGCGACCTCGGCATCACCGATCTGACCATCGCCCAGGACGGGCGCGAGGCGCTGACCCGATTCGAGGAGCGGCAGGGCGCCTTCGACCTCATCGTCTGCGACTGGAAGATGCCGCGCCTGTCGGGATTGGAGTTCCTGAAGCTGGTCCGCGCGGTGCGTCCCGACATGCCCTTCCTGATGGTCACCGCGCTCGCCACCATCATCGCGGTCGAGGAGGCGATGGCCCACGACGTCACCGCCTACATCGCCAAACCTTTTTCTCCCGAACAGCTCGAAGAGAAGATCCTGGTTCTGGTCAACCGGCGCTGA
- a CDS encoding ABC transporter substrate-binding protein, with product MRMKSVIAAAAVVLAFGIGGANAQQVEKKDLKLAVGGKPLLYYLPLTVAERLGYFKEAGLNVEINDFGGGAKSLQALVGGSADIVTGAFDHTVQMQAKGQPITAVALLGRYPGIVLAAVNKAGTITSIKELKGKKIGVTAPGSSTNFMVNYLLTQHGMTPEDVSFIGVGGGPSAVAAVKRGEIDAIANLDPVISQLEADGDVTTIADTRTEKGTLDTYGGPYPAAVLYTTPAFIKENPKTTQALVDVFVRTLKWLDQAKTEDVLKVLPPEYFLGNQTLYAQAFEHSKPTYSPDGRFSQEGAEAAYKVLKAFDKAVAATDIDLSKTYTNAYVEDSLKRIK from the coding sequence ATGCGTATGAAAAGCGTGATCGCCGCCGCGGCGGTGGTTCTGGCCTTCGGCATCGGCGGGGCGAACGCCCAGCAGGTCGAGAAGAAGGACCTGAAGCTGGCGGTCGGCGGCAAGCCGTTGCTCTATTACCTGCCGCTGACGGTGGCGGAGCGGCTCGGCTACTTCAAGGAGGCCGGGCTGAACGTCGAGATCAACGACTTCGGCGGCGGCGCCAAGAGCCTCCAGGCGCTGGTCGGCGGCTCGGCGGACATCGTGACGGGCGCCTTCGACCACACGGTGCAAATGCAGGCCAAGGGCCAGCCGATCACCGCCGTCGCCCTGCTGGGCCGTTATCCGGGCATCGTTCTGGCCGCGGTCAACAAGGCCGGCACGATCACGTCGATCAAGGAGCTGAAGGGCAAGAAGATCGGCGTGACCGCCCCCGGTTCCTCGACCAACTTCATGGTCAACTACCTGCTGACCCAGCACGGCATGACGCCGGAGGATGTGTCCTTCATCGGCGTCGGCGGCGGCCCCAGCGCGGTGGCCGCGGTGAAGCGTGGCGAGATCGACGCCATTGCCAACCTCGACCCGGTGATCAGCCAGTTGGAGGCCGACGGCGACGTCACCACCATCGCCGACACCCGGACGGAGAAGGGCACGCTCGACACCTACGGCGGGCCGTACCCGGCGGCGGTGCTCTACACCACGCCGGCCTTCATCAAGGAGAATCCGAAGACCACCCAGGCGCTGGTCGACGTCTTCGTGCGGACGCTGAAGTGGCTGGATCAAGCCAAGACCGAGGACGTCCTGAAGGTCCTGCCGCCGGAATACTTCCTCGGCAACCAGACGCTCTACGCCCAGGCCTTCGAGCATTCCAAGCCGACCTACTCGCCCGACGGCCGCTTCTCCCAGGAGGGGGCGGAGGCCGCCTACAAGGTGCTGAAGGCCTTCGACAAGGCGGTGGCCGCGACGGACATCGACCTGTCCAAGACCTACACGAACGCCTACGTCGAGGACTCGCTGAAGCGCATCAAGTGA
- a CDS encoding alpha/beta hydrolase family esterase: MPDHVALDGTARGMIVAVPDGYRPDRPHSLVVAFHGRTNSNAEVRRYFGLEGQAEEPAIIVYPASLKDARGLNVWSDPGDPPDRLRDFRLFDAVLESMAASYCIDMGRVFVVGHSLGGSFANSLACARGGVIRGLASVGGGSARPKDCGGPVAAMVLHNPRDEQVPVSEALRLRRALLAQDGLPTGSEPDEPRRFNCRRYGAEGEENPVLWCPLADDRTRNGRFYPHQWPQGVGAAIMAFFARLD; this comes from the coding sequence GTGCCCGACCATGTGGCACTGGACGGCACGGCGCGCGGCATGATCGTGGCCGTGCCGGACGGCTACCGCCCCGACCGTCCGCACAGCCTCGTCGTCGCCTTCCACGGGCGGACCAACAGCAACGCCGAGGTGCGGCGCTACTTCGGCCTGGAAGGGCAGGCGGAGGAGCCGGCGATCATCGTCTATCCTGCCAGCCTGAAGGACGCCCGCGGCTTGAACGTCTGGTCCGATCCCGGCGACCCGCCGGACCGGCTGCGCGATTTCCGTCTGTTCGACGCCGTTCTGGAGAGCATGGCGGCGAGCTATTGCATCGACATGGGCCGGGTGTTCGTCGTCGGCCATTCGCTGGGCGGGTCCTTCGCCAACAGCCTCGCCTGCGCGCGGGGCGGGGTGATCCGCGGGCTGGCCAGCGTCGGAGGCGGGTCCGCGCGGCCCAAGGACTGCGGCGGGCCGGTCGCCGCCATGGTCCTGCACAACCCGCGCGACGAGCAGGTGCCGGTCTCCGAAGCCCTGCGCCTGCGCCGTGCTCTGCTGGCCCAGGACGGCCTGCCGACGGGCAGCGAGCCCGACGAGCCGCGCCGCTTCAACTGCCGGCGCTATGGCGCCGAGGGCGAGGAGAACCCGGTTCTGTGGTGTCCGCTGGCCGACGACCGGACACGCAACGGGCGCTTCTACCCGCATCAATGGCCGCAAGGGGTGGGGGCGGCGATCATGGCCTTCTTCGCGCGGCTGGACTGA
- a CDS encoding ATP-binding protein yields MDRPDQELAELLDTLGARLSAAPPGALAHLREPLRALRDRLDAVVESPASRHPGEGEAHFRALLSDAIGCVSEGFVLFGADGRLVLCNDRYRAAYPLLSDHLVPGVRFADLLRVAVERGAAGDDLGDPSDWIAERLNRHIRSGPPTDHQLGDGRWYRISEHATRFGGVVKILTDITELKRHEEALADSEARYRRLVEMAPYGILIWDGLRLRFANRSAALILGSGDPEAMLRIPLVEATEFDGVQRLFDWLPPPGSGLEAPPPVEARFVTAQGALRELEVGIHPFAVEGEAAWFLVLTDITGRKQAERAIQQAQKMQAIGQLAGGIAHEFNNMLTAIGGFAQMARRAPQDRPRVEQCLTEIVKATDRASGLTAQLLSFGRPGQTDAARPVRVGAVIDDLRRFLGPTLGERHPLRIGGAGGGAVVTIDPALLHQSLLNLVLNARDAMPEGGPITIAVERTDDLGITITVADTGCGIDPAVIDRIFEPFFTTKEPGAGTGLGLALVYSTVARAGGDVEVDTELGRGTVFTLRFPAEDVAEPQDADAPGLDALGLDDAFSLDAEDDEMEGLSMAATVLLVEDEAQVRDFIRLTLEDMGMRVVCAADGSEALRAYADHGGAFDLLVTDLVMPQIGGASVARALRRENPDLPTVLMSGYPPETESLDDLLADPKSGGRRIVFLRKPINPDELADTIHALLI; encoded by the coding sequence ATGGACCGGCCCGACCAAGAGCTTGCGGAACTCCTCGACACCCTGGGCGCGCGGCTGTCCGCCGCGCCGCCCGGCGCGCTGGCCCATCTGCGGGAGCCGCTGCGGGCGCTGCGCGACCGGCTCGACGCCGTCGTGGAGAGCCCGGCGAGCCGTCACCCAGGCGAGGGCGAGGCGCATTTCCGCGCTCTGCTGTCCGACGCCATCGGCTGCGTGTCCGAAGGCTTCGTGCTGTTCGGCGCCGACGGGCGGCTGGTGCTGTGCAACGACCGCTACCGTGCCGCCTATCCGCTGCTGTCCGACCATCTGGTTCCCGGCGTCCGTTTCGCCGATCTGCTGCGGGTCGCGGTGGAGCGGGGGGCGGCCGGCGACGATCTGGGCGACCCGTCCGACTGGATCGCCGAGCGGCTGAACCGCCACATCCGCAGCGGGCCGCCAACCGACCACCAGCTCGGCGACGGGCGCTGGTACCGCATCAGCGAGCACGCCACGCGCTTCGGCGGTGTGGTCAAGATCCTCACCGACATCACCGAGTTGAAGCGCCACGAGGAGGCGCTGGCCGACAGCGAGGCGCGCTACCGCCGGCTGGTCGAGATGGCGCCCTACGGCATCCTGATCTGGGATGGCTTGCGGCTGCGCTTCGCCAACCGCTCCGCCGCGCTGATCCTGGGCAGCGGCGATCCCGAGGCGATGCTGCGCATCCCGCTGGTCGAGGCGACGGAGTTCGACGGGGTGCAGCGCCTGTTCGACTGGCTGCCCCCGCCCGGCAGCGGCCTGGAAGCCCCGCCGCCGGTCGAGGCCCGCTTCGTCACCGCGCAGGGCGCCCTGCGCGAGCTTGAGGTCGGCATCCACCCCTTCGCGGTAGAGGGGGAGGCGGCGTGGTTCCTCGTCCTCACCGACATCACCGGGCGCAAGCAGGCCGAGCGCGCCATCCAGCAGGCGCAGAAGATGCAGGCCATCGGCCAGTTGGCCGGCGGCATCGCCCACGAGTTCAACAACATGCTGACGGCCATCGGCGGCTTCGCCCAGATGGCCCGCCGCGCCCCGCAGGACCGGCCGCGGGTCGAGCAGTGCCTGACCGAGATCGTCAAGGCGACCGACCGCGCCTCCGGCCTGACCGCCCAGCTTCTCAGCTTCGGACGGCCCGGCCAGACCGATGCGGCGCGTCCCGTGCGCGTCGGCGCGGTGATCGACGATTTGCGCCGTTTCCTCGGCCCGACGCTGGGCGAGCGCCACCCGCTGCGGATCGGCGGCGCGGGCGGCGGGGCGGTGGTGACCATCGACCCGGCCCTGCTGCACCAATCGCTGCTCAACCTCGTGCTCAACGCGCGCGACGCCATGCCGGAGGGCGGGCCGATCACCATCGCGGTGGAGCGGACGGACGATCTCGGAATCACCATCACCGTTGCCGACACCGGTTGCGGCATCGACCCGGCGGTGATCGACCGCATCTTCGAACCCTTCTTCACCACCAAGGAGCCGGGGGCCGGGACCGGGCTGGGGCTGGCGCTCGTCTACTCCACGGTCGCGCGGGCGGGCGGCGACGTCGAGGTGGACACGGAGCTTGGGCGCGGCACCGTCTTCACGCTCCGCTTCCCGGCGGAGGACGTCGCGGAGCCGCAGGACGCGGATGCCCCCGGTCTGGACGCCCTCGGTCTTGACGACGCCTTTTCCCTCGACGCAGAGGACGACGAGATGGAGGGGCTGTCGATGGCCGCCACCGTCCTGCTGGTGGAGGACGAGGCGCAGGTGCGCGACTTCATCCGCCTGACGCTGGAGGACATGGGCATGCGTGTGGTCTGCGCCGCCGACGGCAGCGAGGCCCTGCGCGCCTACGCCGACCATGGCGGGGCCTTCGACCTGCTGGTGACCGACCTCGTGATGCCGCAGATCGGCGGGGCGTCGGTGGCGCGCGCGCTGCGCCGGGAGAATCCGGATCTGCCGACCGTCCTGATGTCCGGCTACCCGCCGGAAACGGAAAGCCTGGACGACCTGCTGGCCGACCCGAAATCAGGCGGGCGCCGCATCGTCTTCCTGCGCAAGCCGATCAACCCGGACGAGCTGGCCGACACGATCCACGCGCTGCTGATCTGA
- a CDS encoding ArsC/Spx/MgsR family protein, giving the protein MTEVIFYGLSGCTANAKQKLQLQAAGHTLVERDLAVEPLTAETLRPFFEDRPVEDWFNRRAAAVKTGAVKPDELDEESALAALLADRDLIRRPLLQVGADRKAGFDPNTLHAWIGLTASGESCDDKHSRGTCDHGHHHFPKQG; this is encoded by the coding sequence ATGACGGAAGTGATCTTTTACGGTCTGTCCGGCTGCACGGCGAACGCCAAGCAGAAGCTTCAACTCCAGGCCGCCGGCCACACGCTGGTGGAGCGCGATCTGGCCGTTGAGCCGCTGACCGCCGAAACCCTCCGCCCCTTCTTCGAGGATCGTCCGGTCGAGGACTGGTTCAACCGCCGCGCCGCCGCCGTGAAGACCGGCGCCGTGAAACCCGACGAGCTGGACGAGGAGTCGGCGCTGGCCGCCCTGCTGGCCGACCGCGACCTGATCCGCCGCCCGCTGCTCCAGGTCGGGGCGGACCGCAAGGCCGGATTCGACCCCAACACGCTGCACGCCTGGATCGGGCTGACCGCGTCCGGCGAAAGCTGCGACGACAAGCATTCGCGTGGCACCTGCGACCACGGCCATCACCATTTCCCGAAGCAGGGCTGA
- a CDS encoding hybrid sensor histidine kinase/response regulator produces MDLSGRGGLPPTDTDLDVRAVRPGSDAAPRRGPGGLTDLLFLMLGAAGLLAVMMPEEGRDRLMLPLGVMTLAMAALAVLSVRRARAAAAALDRSARLLRAANEELAASRQRFRDFAEAASDWFWESASDHRYTYVSERLPELLGGDPAPVFGDSLLDLGALVEDTDTWLDHLADIEAGRAFRDLEITLRDGAGDTRVFRISAQPFTDADGRFAGYRGTGIETTAETLALVEARFMQSVVHDALSSISEGFVLFSPDDRLIFCNERYRSAYPNLADVLVPGTAFKDILRAAAERGGYEGDDREMADWIAERMKRHLLHTDPVDGRLSDGRWYRISEHATGSGGIVKILMDITELKRREEQLAGQTERLEATVSALSESEKRYRQLVELAPYGIVIWDRRAIRFGNAAAASILGVGGSGGLEGVDLNRFIVEAEAVTTRLGMGAEGDHQRVECAIARPSGEQRHVEIGAFPAVYQREAAVLLVLNDVTERRRAEAELQKSQKMEAVGRMAGGIAHEFNNMLTAIGGFARLAERAPDDPARVTTCVREIAKASDRAAALTAQLLDFSRRRPSDETEVVALAPLVRDLKVFLKPLLSAGIDLDIRIGDGEAHAVANPVMLNQAILNLALNARDAMPDGGRLTIALDSALPDAGFFGRHGALAHGRYAVIRVIDEGCGVPEAVRDRIWEPFFTTKEPGKGTGLGLWMVYGTAQQAGGAVEMEAGPDGRGSVFSIHLPAVPAPAPAGSLADGLGLGEDEGAAILLVDDEDSVRTYVRLALEEAGCTVTEAVDGLDALERWDECGGLFDAVVSDMSMPRMNGLELSRALAERNPDLRILFLTGYASHETAADMTAQPGRRIVMKPVAPDRLIEAVRGLLAE; encoded by the coding sequence GTGGATCTTTCCGGCCGGGGCGGGCTGCCCCCCACCGACACCGACCTCGACGTCCGTGCCGTCCGGCCGGGCAGTGACGCGGCGCCGCGCCGCGGGCCGGGCGGGTTGACCGACCTGCTGTTCCTCATGCTCGGCGCCGCCGGCCTGCTGGCCGTGATGATGCCGGAGGAGGGGCGCGACCGGCTGATGCTGCCGCTCGGCGTGATGACGCTGGCAATGGCGGCGCTGGCCGTGCTGTCGGTGCGCCGCGCCCGCGCCGCGGCGGCGGCCCTGGACCGCTCCGCCCGCCTGCTGCGCGCCGCCAACGAGGAACTGGCCGCCAGCCGCCAGCGCTTCCGCGACTTCGCCGAGGCCGCGTCCGACTGGTTCTGGGAAAGCGCCTCCGACCACCGCTACACCTACGTGTCCGAACGGCTGCCGGAGCTTCTCGGCGGCGATCCGGCGCCGGTGTTCGGCGATTCGCTGCTCGACCTCGGCGCGCTGGTCGAGGACACCGACACCTGGCTGGACCATCTGGCTGACATCGAGGCCGGGCGGGCCTTTCGCGACCTGGAAATCACGCTACGCGACGGGGCGGGCGACACCCGTGTCTTCCGCATCAGCGCCCAGCCCTTCACCGACGCGGACGGGCGGTTCGCCGGCTACCGCGGCACCGGCATCGAGACGACCGCGGAGACTCTGGCCCTGGTCGAGGCGCGCTTCATGCAGTCGGTGGTGCACGACGCGCTGTCCAGCATCTCCGAGGGCTTCGTGCTGTTCAGCCCGGACGACCGCCTGATCTTCTGCAACGAGCGCTACCGCAGCGCCTACCCGAATCTGGCCGATGTGCTGGTGCCCGGCACCGCCTTCAAGGACATCCTGCGCGCCGCCGCCGAGCGCGGCGGGTACGAAGGCGACGACCGCGAGATGGCCGACTGGATCGCCGAGCGGATGAAGCGCCACCTGCTGCACACCGATCCGGTGGACGGCCGCCTGTCCGACGGGCGCTGGTATCGCATCAGCGAGCACGCCACCGGCTCCGGCGGCATCGTGAAGATCCTGATGGACATCACCGAGCTGAAGCGGCGCGAGGAGCAGCTCGCCGGCCAGACGGAACGGCTGGAGGCCACCGTCAGCGCGCTCAGCGAGAGCGAGAAGCGCTACCGCCAGCTGGTCGAGCTGGCGCCCTACGGCATCGTCATCTGGGACCGCCGGGCCATCCGCTTCGGCAACGCCGCCGCGGCGTCCATCCTGGGGGTGGGCGGCAGCGGCGGGCTGGAGGGGGTGGACCTCAACCGCTTCATCGTCGAGGCGGAGGCCGTGACGACGCGGCTCGGGATGGGCGCGGAGGGCGACCACCAGCGCGTGGAATGCGCGATCGCCCGCCCGTCGGGCGAGCAGCGCCATGTGGAGATCGGCGCCTTCCCAGCGGTCTACCAGCGGGAGGCGGCGGTTCTTCTGGTGCTGAACGACGTGACCGAGCGCCGCCGTGCGGAGGCGGAGCTTCAGAAGTCGCAAAAGATGGAGGCGGTGGGCCGCATGGCCGGCGGCATCGCCCATGAGTTCAACAACATGCTGACCGCCATCGGCGGTTTCGCCCGGCTGGCCGAGCGGGCGCCGGACGATCCGGCGCGCGTCACCACCTGCGTGCGGGAGATCGCCAAGGCGTCCGACCGGGCGGCCGCGCTGACCGCCCAGCTTCTCGACTTCTCGCGCCGCCGACCGTCGGACGAGACGGAGGTGGTGGCGCTGGCGCCGCTGGTGCGCGACCTGAAGGTCTTCCTGAAGCCGCTGCTGAGCGCCGGCATCGATCTGGACATCCGCATCGGCGACGGGGAAGCGCACGCCGTCGCCAACCCGGTGATGCTGAACCAGGCCATCCTGAACCTCGCCCTCAACGCGCGCGACGCCATGCCGGACGGCGGGCGCCTGACCATCGCGCTGGACAGCGCCCTGCCGGATGCCGGCTTCTTCGGGCGGCACGGCGCGCTGGCGCACGGCCGCTACGCCGTGATCCGCGTCATCGACGAGGGCTGCGGCGTGCCGGAGGCGGTGCGCGACCGCATCTGGGAGCCCTTCTTCACCACCAAGGAGCCGGGCAAGGGCACCGGCCTCGGCCTGTGGATGGTCTACGGCACCGCCCAGCAGGCCGGCGGGGCGGTGGAAATGGAGGCCGGGCCGGACGGGCGCGGCAGCGTCTTCTCCATCCATCTGCCCGCCGTTCCCGCTCCCGCTCCGGCCGGTTCGCTGGCGGACGGGCTGGGGCTGGGCGAGGACGAGGGGGCCGCCATCCTGCTGGTGGACGACGAGGATTCCGTGCGCACCTACGTCCGCTTGGCGCTGGAGGAAGCCGGCTGCACGGTGACGGAGGCGGTGGACGGGCTGGACGCGCTGGAGCGCTGGGACGAATGCGGCGGGCTGTTCGACGCCGTGGTGTCCGACATGTCCATGCCCCGCATGAACGGGCTGGAGCTGAGCCGCGCCCTGGCGGAGCGCAACCCCGATCTGCGCATCCTCTTCCTGACCGGCTACGCGTCCCATGAAACGGCGGCGGACATGACGGCACAGCCGGGCCGCCGGATCGTCATGAAGCCAGTGGCCCCGGACCGCCTGATCGAGGCGGTGCGCGGGCTGCTGGCCGAATGA